In one window of Drosophila innubila isolate TH190305 chromosome 2L unlocalized genomic scaffold, UK_Dinn_1.0 4_B_2L, whole genome shotgun sequence DNA:
- the LOC117781658 gene encoding probable phosphorylase b kinase regulatory subunit beta isoform X2 has translation MRNVPKSLGLLVTTPGGSAAGGTDSGISTSGRHNSLEDINLDQFLKTINYEDTVKQLDIYYGIVKRQLLRYQSPITGLFPVMSTDQVVGSVRDSVYCAAAVWSLYQAYRRIDDDRGKSYELGQSTVKCMRGILECWVKQASRVELFKQRQSNQHALHSKFQLHTGEKIYPDEFYNHLQIDCVSLYLLFLVQMITSGLQIIYTHDEVAFVQNLVYYVERAYRTPDFGMWERGSKYNNGTPEIHASSIGMAKSALEAINGCNLFGEKGASWSVVYVDIDAHNRNRSIFETMLPRESSSKGVDASLLLTLSFPAFASHEDRLVEQTKQNVVNRLRCKMGFKRFTRDGFLSKTEDKTRRYYQGGELKEFEGLECEWPLFFITMIIDGVFKNNNEQIEEYQNELRRCLRTDVNGDPVVTMYYAPDGDGSYMRAPSQSLFLWGQSFFIIAQLLTAGLLHINELDPIRRYLPSYNRPRRAGRYSAFQAKPGTGTATDLVVQIVLIAESMRLQAMMATYGIQTQTPHEVEPVQIWSSTELIKVYQHLGVNNKVGLSGRPSRPVGSLGTSKVYRICGMTVLCYPLIFEVSDFYLYRDMALLIDDIKTELQFVGKYWRLSGRPTVCLLIREEHMRDPQFKEMLDLLAMLKKGYCDGMKVRIGRLQNLISSSCIEHLDFMNQSDLTDNENAFSQINHEYIGYQSLTDVPKALTYVEEKVSFAHYDSQPTPDIINALRNTESIYCLCQLWGILLNREGPHFEVNGLNVNTALTQLYHRAGSLRYWRAVRYCSSLLHHIVDSISPFITTVLVNGKELTVGIIGQKETVFDKPMTPAEIQNVMYTSVQPYNVIQAVLQQEVVLYCGRLIATNPSMFRGILKIRIGWVLEAMRIYLQISGQQSIDVDNLSPFQVRILLQKVLTVSEWAVEEKLTTLQRRQLEGCLCRVPKHFYNKIWEILQRTPQGILTQGHHLPATPTLTSMSRGELSFNLLVEETLICIDRPERRQITVELLCIVATILNRNPELHFKQALDLDGIIAEAFAMYCKDNNIQHQPQSTEHKQEDLTAFYSLPYSETTGYLARAAVNKVLQGGIFSTTEDDVQLDGDHLHDDNCKVS, from the exons TCAAACGTCAGCTGTTGCGTTATCAGAGCCCCATCACTGGTCTGTTTCCGGTGATGAGCACCGATCAAGTGGTGGGTTCAGTACGTGACAGTGTTTACTGTGCTGCCGCCGTATGGAGTTTGTATCAGGCCTACAGACGCATTGATGATGATCGTGGCAAATCTTATGAGCTTGGCCAGAGCACGGTCAAGTGCATGCGCGGCATTCTGGAGTGCTGGGTGAAGCAAGCATCCCGCGTTGAGCTCTTCAAGCAGCGACAATCCAATCAACATGCGTTGCACagcaaatttcaattgcacACGGGCGAAAAGATCTATCCAGATGAGTTCTACAATCATCTACAAATTGATTGC GTGTCACTTTATCTGCTTTTCCTGGTGCAGATGATCACCTCAGGATTGCAAATCATTTACACACACGATGAGGTGGCCTTTGTCCAGAATCTTGTCTACTACGTGGAGCGTGCATATCGCACACCAGACTTTGGCATGTGGGAACGTGGCTCCAAGTACAACAACGGCACACCGGAGATACATGCCTCTTCCATAG GCATGGCCAAATCAGCTTTGGAGGCCATTAATGGCTGCAATTTGTTTGGCGAGAAAGGTGCCTCCTGGAGCGTTGTCTACGTGGACATTGATGCACACAACCGTAATCGCAGCATCTTCGAGACAATGCTGCCACGTGAATCCAGCTCCAAG GGCGTGGATGCTTCCCTCTTGTTGACGCTTTCTTTCCCGGCCTTTGCCTCGCATGAGGATCGTTTAGTGGAGCAGACCAAACAGAATGTTGTTAATCGTCTGCGCTGTAAAATGGGCTTCAAACGTTTCACTCGCGATGGTTTCCTCAGCAAAACAGAGGACAAGACACGTCGATATTATCAGGGAGGCGAGCTAAAGGAGTTCGAGGGTCTCGAATGTGAATGGCCGCTGTTCTTCATAACGATGATTATCGATGGTGTCTTTAAGAATAACAACGAACAGATTGAAGAGTATCAGAACGAATTGCGGCGCTGCTTGCGTACCGATGTCAATGGTGATCCCGTGGTCACCATGTACTATGCGCCCGATGGCGATGGCTCCTATATGCGTGCCCCCTCGCAATCCCTCTTCCTTTGGGGCCAATCCTTCTTCATTATTGCACAGCTGCTGACTGCAGGGTTGCTGCATATCAACGAATTGGATCCCATACGTCGCTATTTGCCAAGTTATAATCGACCCAGGCGAGCTGGTCGCTATTCAGCCTTTCAG GCTAAACCGGGCACT GGCACTGCCACAGATTTGGTGGTGCAAATTGTGCTTATTGCCGAGTCCATGAGGCTGCAGGCCATGATGGCCACCTATGGCATACAAACCCAGACGCCACATGAG gTGGAACCTGTGCAAATCTGGAGCTCCACTGAGCTCATCAAAGTCTACCAGCACCTGGGTGTTAACAACAAGGTTGGATTGTCGGGTCGTCCATCCCGTCCAGTTGGTTCGCTGGGCACCAGCAAAGTTTATCGCATCTGCGGCATGACCGTGCTCTGTTATCCATTGATCTTTGAGGTTTCcgacttttatttatatcgcGATATGGCATTGCTAATCGACGACATCAAGACGGAACTGCAATTTGTGGGAAAATATTGGCGACTTTCGGGCAGACCAACAGTTTGTCTGTTGATAAGAGAGGAGCACATGCGTGATCCGCAGTTCAAGGAGATGTTGGATCTGCTTGCCATGCTGAAGAAGGGTTATTGCGATGGTATGAAGGTGCGCATTGGTCGCCTGCAGAATCTCATCAGCAGCTCCTGCATCGAGCATTTGGATTTCATGAACCAAAGCGATCTGACCGACAATGAGAATGCATTCTCGCAAATCAATCACGAGTATATTGGCTATCAATCACTAACAGATGTGCCCAAGGCCCTCACTTATGTCGAGGAGAAGGTCTCCTTTGCT CATTATGACAGCCAACCCACGCCGGATATTATCAATGCCCTTCGCAACACTGAGTCCATCTATTGCCTCTGCCAGCTGTGGGGCATTCTACTGAACCGTGAAGGACCACACTTTGAAGTGAATGGTCTCAATGTTAACACAGCTCTGACGCAGCTTTATCATCGCGCTGGGTCGTTGCGTTATTGGCGCGCCGTGCGCTATTGTTCCTCGTTGTTGCATCACATTGTGGACTCCATCAGCCCGTTCATTACCACTGTGCTGGTCAATGGCAAGGAACTAACCGTTGGCATCATTGGCCAAAAAGAAACCGTGTTCGATAAACCAATGACGCCGGCAGAGATTCAAAATGTCATGTATACCAGCGTACAGCCATATAATGTGATTCAGGCTGTGCTTCAACAGGAGGTGGTTTTATATTGTGGCCGTCTCATTGCCACCAATCCGTCCATGTTCCGTGGAATATTGAAAATCCGCATTGGTTGGGTACTCGAGGCCATGCGCATCTATCTGCAAATTTCGGGACAACAGAGCATCGATGTGGACAATCTATCGCCGTTCCAAGTACGCATTCTGCTGCAAAAGGTGCTTACGGTTAGCGAGTGGGCTGTGGAGGAGAA ATTGACAACCCTACAACGCCGACAGTTGGAAGGCTGTTTGTGCCGCGTGCCAAAGCACTTTTATAACAAGATCTGGGAGATTCTTCAACGCACACCACAGGGCATCTTGACGCAGGGTCATCATCtacctgccacgcccacactaACAAGCATGAGTCGCGGCGAATTATCATTCAACTTGCTCGTGGAGGAAACGCTCATTTGCATTGATCGACCCGAAAGAAGACAGATTACGGTCGAGCTGCTTTGCATTGTTGCCACCATTCTAAATCG CAATCCCGAACTGCACTTTAAGCAGGCGCTCGACTTGGATGGCATAATTGCGGAAGCATTTGCCATGTACTGCAAGGATAACAACATACAGCATCAGCCGCAGTCGACGGAACACAAGCAGGAGGATTTGACAGCCTTCTACTCGTTGCCCTACTCTGaaactacagggtatttagCACGTGCTGCCGTTAACAAAGTGCTGCAGGGCGGCATCTTCTCCACCACCGAGGATGATGTGCAGCTTGATGGCGACCATTTGCATGATGACAACTGCAAGGTGTCCTAA
- the LOC117781658 gene encoding probable phosphorylase b kinase regulatory subunit beta isoform X1 produces MRNVPKSLGLLVTTPGGSAAGGTDSGISTSGRHNSLEDINLDQFLKTINYEDTVKQLDIYYGIVKRQLLRYQSPITGLFPVMSTDQVVGSVRDSVYCAAAVWSLYQAYRRIDDDRGKSYELGQSTVKCMRGILECWVKQASRVELFKQRQSNQHALHSKFQLHTGEKIYPDEFYNHLQIDCVSLYLLFLVQMITSGLQIIYTHDEVAFVQNLVYYVERAYRTPDFGMWERGSKYNNGTPEIHASSIGMAKSALEAINGCNLFGEKGASWSVVYVDIDAHNRNRSIFETMLPRESSSKGVDASLLLTLSFPAFASHEDRLVEQTKQNVVNRLRCKMGFKRFTRDGFLSKTEDKTRRYYQGGELKEFEGLECEWPLFFITMIIDGVFKNNNEQIEEYQNELRRCLRTDVNGDPVVTMYYAPDGDGSYMRAPSQSLFLWGQSFFIIAQLLTAGLLHINELDPIRRYLPSYNRPRRAGRYSAFQGKAIDDKNKAKPGTGTATDLVVQIVLIAESMRLQAMMATYGIQTQTPHEVEPVQIWSSTELIKVYQHLGVNNKVGLSGRPSRPVGSLGTSKVYRICGMTVLCYPLIFEVSDFYLYRDMALLIDDIKTELQFVGKYWRLSGRPTVCLLIREEHMRDPQFKEMLDLLAMLKKGYCDGMKVRIGRLQNLISSSCIEHLDFMNQSDLTDNENAFSQINHEYIGYQSLTDVPKALTYVEEKVSFAHYDSQPTPDIINALRNTESIYCLCQLWGILLNREGPHFEVNGLNVNTALTQLYHRAGSLRYWRAVRYCSSLLHHIVDSISPFITTVLVNGKELTVGIIGQKETVFDKPMTPAEIQNVMYTSVQPYNVIQAVLQQEVVLYCGRLIATNPSMFRGILKIRIGWVLEAMRIYLQISGQQSIDVDNLSPFQVRILLQKVLTVSEWAVEEKLTTLQRRQLEGCLCRVPKHFYNKIWEILQRTPQGILTQGHHLPATPTLTSMSRGELSFNLLVEETLICIDRPERRQITVELLCIVATILNRNPELHFKQALDLDGIIAEAFAMYCKDNNIQHQPQSTEHKQEDLTAFYSLPYSETTGYLARAAVNKVLQGGIFSTTEDDVQLDGDHLHDDNCKVS; encoded by the exons TCAAACGTCAGCTGTTGCGTTATCAGAGCCCCATCACTGGTCTGTTTCCGGTGATGAGCACCGATCAAGTGGTGGGTTCAGTACGTGACAGTGTTTACTGTGCTGCCGCCGTATGGAGTTTGTATCAGGCCTACAGACGCATTGATGATGATCGTGGCAAATCTTATGAGCTTGGCCAGAGCACGGTCAAGTGCATGCGCGGCATTCTGGAGTGCTGGGTGAAGCAAGCATCCCGCGTTGAGCTCTTCAAGCAGCGACAATCCAATCAACATGCGTTGCACagcaaatttcaattgcacACGGGCGAAAAGATCTATCCAGATGAGTTCTACAATCATCTACAAATTGATTGC GTGTCACTTTATCTGCTTTTCCTGGTGCAGATGATCACCTCAGGATTGCAAATCATTTACACACACGATGAGGTGGCCTTTGTCCAGAATCTTGTCTACTACGTGGAGCGTGCATATCGCACACCAGACTTTGGCATGTGGGAACGTGGCTCCAAGTACAACAACGGCACACCGGAGATACATGCCTCTTCCATAG GCATGGCCAAATCAGCTTTGGAGGCCATTAATGGCTGCAATTTGTTTGGCGAGAAAGGTGCCTCCTGGAGCGTTGTCTACGTGGACATTGATGCACACAACCGTAATCGCAGCATCTTCGAGACAATGCTGCCACGTGAATCCAGCTCCAAG GGCGTGGATGCTTCCCTCTTGTTGACGCTTTCTTTCCCGGCCTTTGCCTCGCATGAGGATCGTTTAGTGGAGCAGACCAAACAGAATGTTGTTAATCGTCTGCGCTGTAAAATGGGCTTCAAACGTTTCACTCGCGATGGTTTCCTCAGCAAAACAGAGGACAAGACACGTCGATATTATCAGGGAGGCGAGCTAAAGGAGTTCGAGGGTCTCGAATGTGAATGGCCGCTGTTCTTCATAACGATGATTATCGATGGTGTCTTTAAGAATAACAACGAACAGATTGAAGAGTATCAGAACGAATTGCGGCGCTGCTTGCGTACCGATGTCAATGGTGATCCCGTGGTCACCATGTACTATGCGCCCGATGGCGATGGCTCCTATATGCGTGCCCCCTCGCAATCCCTCTTCCTTTGGGGCCAATCCTTCTTCATTATTGCACAGCTGCTGACTGCAGGGTTGCTGCATATCAACGAATTGGATCCCATACGTCGCTATTTGCCAAGTTATAATCGACCCAGGCGAGCTGGTCGCTATTCAGCCTTTCAG GGCAAAGCTATTGatgataaaaacaaa GCTAAACCGGGCACT GGCACTGCCACAGATTTGGTGGTGCAAATTGTGCTTATTGCCGAGTCCATGAGGCTGCAGGCCATGATGGCCACCTATGGCATACAAACCCAGACGCCACATGAG gTGGAACCTGTGCAAATCTGGAGCTCCACTGAGCTCATCAAAGTCTACCAGCACCTGGGTGTTAACAACAAGGTTGGATTGTCGGGTCGTCCATCCCGTCCAGTTGGTTCGCTGGGCACCAGCAAAGTTTATCGCATCTGCGGCATGACCGTGCTCTGTTATCCATTGATCTTTGAGGTTTCcgacttttatttatatcgcGATATGGCATTGCTAATCGACGACATCAAGACGGAACTGCAATTTGTGGGAAAATATTGGCGACTTTCGGGCAGACCAACAGTTTGTCTGTTGATAAGAGAGGAGCACATGCGTGATCCGCAGTTCAAGGAGATGTTGGATCTGCTTGCCATGCTGAAGAAGGGTTATTGCGATGGTATGAAGGTGCGCATTGGTCGCCTGCAGAATCTCATCAGCAGCTCCTGCATCGAGCATTTGGATTTCATGAACCAAAGCGATCTGACCGACAATGAGAATGCATTCTCGCAAATCAATCACGAGTATATTGGCTATCAATCACTAACAGATGTGCCCAAGGCCCTCACTTATGTCGAGGAGAAGGTCTCCTTTGCT CATTATGACAGCCAACCCACGCCGGATATTATCAATGCCCTTCGCAACACTGAGTCCATCTATTGCCTCTGCCAGCTGTGGGGCATTCTACTGAACCGTGAAGGACCACACTTTGAAGTGAATGGTCTCAATGTTAACACAGCTCTGACGCAGCTTTATCATCGCGCTGGGTCGTTGCGTTATTGGCGCGCCGTGCGCTATTGTTCCTCGTTGTTGCATCACATTGTGGACTCCATCAGCCCGTTCATTACCACTGTGCTGGTCAATGGCAAGGAACTAACCGTTGGCATCATTGGCCAAAAAGAAACCGTGTTCGATAAACCAATGACGCCGGCAGAGATTCAAAATGTCATGTATACCAGCGTACAGCCATATAATGTGATTCAGGCTGTGCTTCAACAGGAGGTGGTTTTATATTGTGGCCGTCTCATTGCCACCAATCCGTCCATGTTCCGTGGAATATTGAAAATCCGCATTGGTTGGGTACTCGAGGCCATGCGCATCTATCTGCAAATTTCGGGACAACAGAGCATCGATGTGGACAATCTATCGCCGTTCCAAGTACGCATTCTGCTGCAAAAGGTGCTTACGGTTAGCGAGTGGGCTGTGGAGGAGAA ATTGACAACCCTACAACGCCGACAGTTGGAAGGCTGTTTGTGCCGCGTGCCAAAGCACTTTTATAACAAGATCTGGGAGATTCTTCAACGCACACCACAGGGCATCTTGACGCAGGGTCATCATCtacctgccacgcccacactaACAAGCATGAGTCGCGGCGAATTATCATTCAACTTGCTCGTGGAGGAAACGCTCATTTGCATTGATCGACCCGAAAGAAGACAGATTACGGTCGAGCTGCTTTGCATTGTTGCCACCATTCTAAATCG CAATCCCGAACTGCACTTTAAGCAGGCGCTCGACTTGGATGGCATAATTGCGGAAGCATTTGCCATGTACTGCAAGGATAACAACATACAGCATCAGCCGCAGTCGACGGAACACAAGCAGGAGGATTTGACAGCCTTCTACTCGTTGCCCTACTCTGaaactacagggtatttagCACGTGCTGCCGTTAACAAAGTGCTGCAGGGCGGCATCTTCTCCACCACCGAGGATGATGTGCAGCTTGATGGCGACCATTTGCATGATGACAACTGCAAGGTGTCCTAA
- the LOC117781658 gene encoding probable phosphorylase b kinase regulatory subunit beta isoform X3, whose product MRNVPKSLGLLVTTPGGSAAGGTDSGISTSGRHNSLEDINLDQFLKTINYEDTVKQLDIYYGIVKRQLLRYQSPITGLFPVMSTDQVVGSVRDSVYCAAAVWSLYQAYRRIDDDRGKSYELGQSTVKCMRGILECWVKQASRVELFKQRQSNQHALHSKFQLHTGEKIYPDEFYNHLQIDCVSLYLLFLVQMITSGLQIIYTHDEVAFVQNLVYYVERAYRTPDFGMWERGSKYNNGTPEIHASSIGMAKSALEAINGCNLFGEKGASWSVVYVDIDAHNRNRSIFETMLPRESSSKGVDASLLLTLSFPAFASHEDRLVEQTKQNVVNRLRCKMGFKRFTRDGFLSKTEDKTRRYYQGGELKEFEGLECEWPLFFITMIIDGVFKNNNEQIEEYQNELRRCLRTDVNGDPVVTMYYAPDGDGSYMRAPSQSLFLWGQSFFIIAQLLTAGLLHINELDPIRRYLPSYNRPRRAGRYSAFQGTATDLVVQIVLIAESMRLQAMMATYGIQTQTPHEVEPVQIWSSTELIKVYQHLGVNNKVGLSGRPSRPVGSLGTSKVYRICGMTVLCYPLIFEVSDFYLYRDMALLIDDIKTELQFVGKYWRLSGRPTVCLLIREEHMRDPQFKEMLDLLAMLKKGYCDGMKVRIGRLQNLISSSCIEHLDFMNQSDLTDNENAFSQINHEYIGYQSLTDVPKALTYVEEKVSFAHYDSQPTPDIINALRNTESIYCLCQLWGILLNREGPHFEVNGLNVNTALTQLYHRAGSLRYWRAVRYCSSLLHHIVDSISPFITTVLVNGKELTVGIIGQKETVFDKPMTPAEIQNVMYTSVQPYNVIQAVLQQEVVLYCGRLIATNPSMFRGILKIRIGWVLEAMRIYLQISGQQSIDVDNLSPFQVRILLQKVLTVSEWAVEEKLTTLQRRQLEGCLCRVPKHFYNKIWEILQRTPQGILTQGHHLPATPTLTSMSRGELSFNLLVEETLICIDRPERRQITVELLCIVATILNRNPELHFKQALDLDGIIAEAFAMYCKDNNIQHQPQSTEHKQEDLTAFYSLPYSETTGYLARAAVNKVLQGGIFSTTEDDVQLDGDHLHDDNCKVS is encoded by the exons TCAAACGTCAGCTGTTGCGTTATCAGAGCCCCATCACTGGTCTGTTTCCGGTGATGAGCACCGATCAAGTGGTGGGTTCAGTACGTGACAGTGTTTACTGTGCTGCCGCCGTATGGAGTTTGTATCAGGCCTACAGACGCATTGATGATGATCGTGGCAAATCTTATGAGCTTGGCCAGAGCACGGTCAAGTGCATGCGCGGCATTCTGGAGTGCTGGGTGAAGCAAGCATCCCGCGTTGAGCTCTTCAAGCAGCGACAATCCAATCAACATGCGTTGCACagcaaatttcaattgcacACGGGCGAAAAGATCTATCCAGATGAGTTCTACAATCATCTACAAATTGATTGC GTGTCACTTTATCTGCTTTTCCTGGTGCAGATGATCACCTCAGGATTGCAAATCATTTACACACACGATGAGGTGGCCTTTGTCCAGAATCTTGTCTACTACGTGGAGCGTGCATATCGCACACCAGACTTTGGCATGTGGGAACGTGGCTCCAAGTACAACAACGGCACACCGGAGATACATGCCTCTTCCATAG GCATGGCCAAATCAGCTTTGGAGGCCATTAATGGCTGCAATTTGTTTGGCGAGAAAGGTGCCTCCTGGAGCGTTGTCTACGTGGACATTGATGCACACAACCGTAATCGCAGCATCTTCGAGACAATGCTGCCACGTGAATCCAGCTCCAAG GGCGTGGATGCTTCCCTCTTGTTGACGCTTTCTTTCCCGGCCTTTGCCTCGCATGAGGATCGTTTAGTGGAGCAGACCAAACAGAATGTTGTTAATCGTCTGCGCTGTAAAATGGGCTTCAAACGTTTCACTCGCGATGGTTTCCTCAGCAAAACAGAGGACAAGACACGTCGATATTATCAGGGAGGCGAGCTAAAGGAGTTCGAGGGTCTCGAATGTGAATGGCCGCTGTTCTTCATAACGATGATTATCGATGGTGTCTTTAAGAATAACAACGAACAGATTGAAGAGTATCAGAACGAATTGCGGCGCTGCTTGCGTACCGATGTCAATGGTGATCCCGTGGTCACCATGTACTATGCGCCCGATGGCGATGGCTCCTATATGCGTGCCCCCTCGCAATCCCTCTTCCTTTGGGGCCAATCCTTCTTCATTATTGCACAGCTGCTGACTGCAGGGTTGCTGCATATCAACGAATTGGATCCCATACGTCGCTATTTGCCAAGTTATAATCGACCCAGGCGAGCTGGTCGCTATTCAGCCTTTCAG GGCACTGCCACAGATTTGGTGGTGCAAATTGTGCTTATTGCCGAGTCCATGAGGCTGCAGGCCATGATGGCCACCTATGGCATACAAACCCAGACGCCACATGAG gTGGAACCTGTGCAAATCTGGAGCTCCACTGAGCTCATCAAAGTCTACCAGCACCTGGGTGTTAACAACAAGGTTGGATTGTCGGGTCGTCCATCCCGTCCAGTTGGTTCGCTGGGCACCAGCAAAGTTTATCGCATCTGCGGCATGACCGTGCTCTGTTATCCATTGATCTTTGAGGTTTCcgacttttatttatatcgcGATATGGCATTGCTAATCGACGACATCAAGACGGAACTGCAATTTGTGGGAAAATATTGGCGACTTTCGGGCAGACCAACAGTTTGTCTGTTGATAAGAGAGGAGCACATGCGTGATCCGCAGTTCAAGGAGATGTTGGATCTGCTTGCCATGCTGAAGAAGGGTTATTGCGATGGTATGAAGGTGCGCATTGGTCGCCTGCAGAATCTCATCAGCAGCTCCTGCATCGAGCATTTGGATTTCATGAACCAAAGCGATCTGACCGACAATGAGAATGCATTCTCGCAAATCAATCACGAGTATATTGGCTATCAATCACTAACAGATGTGCCCAAGGCCCTCACTTATGTCGAGGAGAAGGTCTCCTTTGCT CATTATGACAGCCAACCCACGCCGGATATTATCAATGCCCTTCGCAACACTGAGTCCATCTATTGCCTCTGCCAGCTGTGGGGCATTCTACTGAACCGTGAAGGACCACACTTTGAAGTGAATGGTCTCAATGTTAACACAGCTCTGACGCAGCTTTATCATCGCGCTGGGTCGTTGCGTTATTGGCGCGCCGTGCGCTATTGTTCCTCGTTGTTGCATCACATTGTGGACTCCATCAGCCCGTTCATTACCACTGTGCTGGTCAATGGCAAGGAACTAACCGTTGGCATCATTGGCCAAAAAGAAACCGTGTTCGATAAACCAATGACGCCGGCAGAGATTCAAAATGTCATGTATACCAGCGTACAGCCATATAATGTGATTCAGGCTGTGCTTCAACAGGAGGTGGTTTTATATTGTGGCCGTCTCATTGCCACCAATCCGTCCATGTTCCGTGGAATATTGAAAATCCGCATTGGTTGGGTACTCGAGGCCATGCGCATCTATCTGCAAATTTCGGGACAACAGAGCATCGATGTGGACAATCTATCGCCGTTCCAAGTACGCATTCTGCTGCAAAAGGTGCTTACGGTTAGCGAGTGGGCTGTGGAGGAGAA ATTGACAACCCTACAACGCCGACAGTTGGAAGGCTGTTTGTGCCGCGTGCCAAAGCACTTTTATAACAAGATCTGGGAGATTCTTCAACGCACACCACAGGGCATCTTGACGCAGGGTCATCATCtacctgccacgcccacactaACAAGCATGAGTCGCGGCGAATTATCATTCAACTTGCTCGTGGAGGAAACGCTCATTTGCATTGATCGACCCGAAAGAAGACAGATTACGGTCGAGCTGCTTTGCATTGTTGCCACCATTCTAAATCG CAATCCCGAACTGCACTTTAAGCAGGCGCTCGACTTGGATGGCATAATTGCGGAAGCATTTGCCATGTACTGCAAGGATAACAACATACAGCATCAGCCGCAGTCGACGGAACACAAGCAGGAGGATTTGACAGCCTTCTACTCGTTGCCCTACTCTGaaactacagggtatttagCACGTGCTGCCGTTAACAAAGTGCTGCAGGGCGGCATCTTCTCCACCACCGAGGATGATGTGCAGCTTGATGGCGACCATTTGCATGATGACAACTGCAAGGTGTCCTAA
- the LOC117781663 gene encoding uncharacterized protein LOC117781663 isoform X1, with amino-acid sequence MSDKPRRIDYYITFTSIKAHCLFFTLFTTFRTVDGMRAPEWMSNEMARLTHKLERYKPTNSGYNRIQSIRLSKSVTHMLNNPLPAAAVNTDKVTPMDTPKPESSCTAPRLRGVLSRSESHWEEVYPTVKFSRQQSNESASSLDTTEKKFSHYRNCSTRIT; translated from the coding sequence ATGTCAGACAAACCAAGGCGTATCGATTATTATATTACCTTCACATCTATAAAAGCCCATTGTTTGTTCTTCACTCTGTTTACTACGTTTCGAACAGTTGACGGAATGCGAGCACCTGAGTGGATGAGCAATGAAATGGCGCGCTTAACGCATAAACTAGAACGCTATAAGCCAACAAATAGTGGATACAATCGCATACAATCTATCAGACTATCCAAAAGTGTTACACATATGCTGAATAATCCTTTaccagctgctgctgtcaacACAGACAAAGTCACACCGATGGATACTCCAAAACCGGAAAGCTCCTGTACGGCACCACGTCTACGTGGCGTCCTCAGTCGCAGCGAATCCCACTGGGAAGAGGTTTATCCAACGGTCAAATTCAGTCGCCAGCAGAGCAACGAGAGCGCCTCCAGTTTGGACACAACAGAGAAAAAGTTTTCGCACTATCGCAATTGCTCGACGCGCATTACCTGA
- the LOC117781663 gene encoding uncharacterized protein LOC117781663 isoform X2 — protein sequence MRAPEWMSNEMARLTHKLERYKPTNSGYNRIQSIRLSKSVTHMLNNPLPAAAVNTDKVTPMDTPKPESSCTAPRLRGVLSRSESHWEEVYPTVKFSRQQSNESASSLDTTEKKFSHYRNCSTRIT from the coding sequence ATGCGAGCACCTGAGTGGATGAGCAATGAAATGGCGCGCTTAACGCATAAACTAGAACGCTATAAGCCAACAAATAGTGGATACAATCGCATACAATCTATCAGACTATCCAAAAGTGTTACACATATGCTGAATAATCCTTTaccagctgctgctgtcaacACAGACAAAGTCACACCGATGGATACTCCAAAACCGGAAAGCTCCTGTACGGCACCACGTCTACGTGGCGTCCTCAGTCGCAGCGAATCCCACTGGGAAGAGGTTTATCCAACGGTCAAATTCAGTCGCCAGCAGAGCAACGAGAGCGCCTCCAGTTTGGACACAACAGAGAAAAAGTTTTCGCACTATCGCAATTGCTCGACGCGCATTACCTGA